CCAAGTCACTGGCCGCCGGATCGCGCCCGCAAGGCACGCGGAGCCTGACGTCGCGCATTGCCTCCCGGCCGTTTCACCGCCTCATCGGCTACGCCAACTGCTGGGAAGATGCCGAAATCCTCCAGGAGGCCCTCCAGGTGGGGACCGGCGACCGGGTCCTGTCGATCACCAGCGGCGGCTGCAACACCCTGGCCCTGCTGCTTCACGATCCGGACCGGGTGGTGGCCCTCGACTTCAACCCGAACCAGAACCATCTGCTCCG
Above is a genomic segment from Candidatus Tanganyikabacteria bacterium containing:
- a CDS encoding DUF3419 family protein; its protein translation is MGTKSLAAGSRPQGTRSLTSRIASRPFHRLIGYANCWEDAEILQEALQVGTGDRVLSITSGGCNTLALLLHDPDRVVALDFNPNQNHLLR